The proteins below come from a single Bombus fervidus isolate BK054 chromosome 15, iyBomFerv1, whole genome shotgun sequence genomic window:
- the Dna2 gene encoding DNA replication helicase/nuclease 2 isoform X2, whose product MILQSLEQIIHCLSFIFLNKLVLKKKDLKIRLTMKKVNQSAKSYSNNGTKLSQKKISVYFTKDISDSSTVNSTIEINAVNCETSRKRKISKDTDSTRVKIAKCDNISDACSIQNIHQTPRKQRLAIGNKDNDMAINETISEDIFITECDWKENIGTNEYISTTYKSNKKQIMEKKTLLQKIQTDNHLIKENKTDHMKQSVFSDRKHEGIHSEIESFFTDDFKDCFEEEWCSNTSQINFNSLQRCKIIDVQREYNSILLTVNQEDCETSDTTVKCSDFWKDAKVQKDDIVVIQARKENNQWIIDNSSGFLIVQPDALISGTTVSGALFCKRKAVLSEKFRKMESLPPFMGDSTPLVIGSLVHELLQTAIRKNISEVSDITKLMNSILQTRDTCSLLYASKISLETCRQQILPYVPKIREFIQHYLKDKTQQGINNIKNNFKGRIAQIRDIEENIWLPKLGLKGKIDISAEVKVNCKQKIMPLEIKTGKPSFSLEHRAQVILYIMMMSLTGQDTDTGLLLYLRENNIQEINSGHPEKRDLILLRNSLASYFVPKSSEELANLTSKSDLQMLDLPEPINHHNACSKCTYNTLCCMYLSKDSSIQLSETNPLVELGKKILDKYKPSHIDYVLHWISLLQMEESSQSSDNVTRYLWTLSPEKREAKKTCICNLKVIGKVTDCDTKYRHTFVRSNLDTQFSNINIPYMEFSDNEYVLVSTNTRINLSAGFIAQRKEDSITLILERDITKYNINEFFHIDKYSSSSLFSGNLANVGGLMSDSEICKKLRDIVIDKKPACFEKGLPYPIIKASARILQNLNKIQQRAVLMAISAKEYLLIKGMPGTGKTQTLVALVEVLHKLGHSVLITSHTNSAVDNILLKLLYKNIDFLRLGSSTHPSLRDKSEAYATANCNTPSSLEAVYSSKNIIGVTCYGAHHALLGRRTFDVCIVDESTQVLQPTVLRPLYSAKKFILVGDPDQLPPIIKNKLARKLGADESLFARLDSENNTIKLTKQYRMNKSIMYLANKLTYNDMLEAGDTSIENATFATPSKEVLTKEEEWIQKALSSDISDSVIVLNTGCTNKLKENYNLSEKGYLHSDEVNSNIWEAVIVSKLVKTFLKVNAKLENIGVIAPFRAHVNLLKKVVAEDIEINTVDQYQGRDKEIIIYSCAKSITNFSDIREDLEVLGDHRRLTVAITRAKHKLIVVADKRTISQYSAFKKLFYLIENKNIIDLDNSYNGFCWKNLLRIL is encoded by the exons ATGATATTACAGAGTTTAGAGCAGATTATCCATTGTTTGAGTTTCATTTTTTTGAACAAACTTgtattgaaaaagaaagatctaAAGATTAGACTTACAATGAAGAAAGTAAATCAGTCTGCTAag aGCTACTCAAATAATGGCACAAAACTTTCTCAGAAGAAAATATCAGTTTATTTTACCAAAGATATAAGTGATAGCAGTACAGTGAATAGTACAATTGAAATCAATGCTGTAAATTGTGAAACatcaagaaagagaaagatttcAAAAGATACAGATTCAACACGagttaaaattgcaaaatgtgATAATATTTCAGATGCATGTAGCATACAAAACATACATCAAACTCCAAGAAAACAAAGACTTGCAATTGGAAATAAAGACAATGACATGGCTATAAATGAAACTATATCTGAAGACATTTTTATAACAGAATGTGATTGGAAGGAAAATATAGGTACCAATGAATATATAAGCACAACATATAAATCAAACAAAAAGCaaataatggaaaagaaaacacTGTTACAAAAGATTCAGACTGATAACCATCTGATAAAAGAGAACAAAACAGATCATATGAAACAATCTGTGTTTAGTGATAGAAAGCATGAAGGAATTCATTCAGAAATAGAGTCATTTTTTACAGATGATTTTAAAGATTGTTTCGAGGAAGAATGGTGTTCAAATACTAgccaaattaattttaattccttgcagagatgtaaaattattGATGTACAAAGGGAGTACAATAGCATATTGTTAACTGTGAACCAAGAAGACTGTGAAACATCTGATACAACCGTTAAATGTTCAGATTTCTG GAAGGATGCAAAAGTACAAAAAGATGACATTGTTGTTATTCAAGctagaaaagaaaacaaccaATGGATTATAGATAACAGTAGTGGCTTTCTTATTGTTCAACCAGATGCATTAATATCTGGGACAACAGTATCTGGtgcattattttgtaaaagaaaggCAGTTTTAAGTGAAAAGTTTAGAAAGATGGAGAGTCTGCCACCTTTCATGGGAGATTCTACACCACTGGTTATTGGAAGTTTAGTGCATGAATTATTGCAAACC GCAATAAGAAAAAACATTAGTGAAGTAAGCGATATTACAAAGTTAATGAACAGCATATTGCAGACCAGAGACACATGCAGTTTACTTTATGCATCCAAGATATCTTTGGAGACCTGTAGGCAGCAAATTCTCCCATATGTCCCAAAAATACGAGAATTTATCCAACATTATTTGAAag ATAAAACGCAGCAaggtataaataatataaagaataacTTTAAAGGTAGAATCGCTCAAATTCGGGACATAGAAGAGAATATTTGGCTACCTAAATTAGGTTTAAAGGGAAAGATAGATATTAGTGCAGAAGTTAAAGTAAATTGCAAACAAAAAATTATGCCCCTTGAAATTAAGACAGGGAAGCCTTCATTTTCTTTGGAGCACAGAGCGCAAGTTATTCTTTACATCATGATGATGAGTCTTACAGGTCAAGACACGGATACAGGTCTTTTACTTTATCTTAG GGAGAATAATATACAAGAGATTAATAGTGGTCATCCTGAAAAAAGAGACTTGATACTATTAAGGAACTCCTTAGCTAGTTATTTTGTTCCCAAATCGAGTGAGGAATTAGCGAATCTAACTTCTAAATCAGATTTGCAAATGTTGGATTTACCAGAACCAATTAATCATCATAATGCCTGTTCAAAGTGTACTTACAATACATTATGCTGTATGTACTTGAGCAAAGATTCAAGTATACAGTTATCTGAGACAAACCCATTAGTGGAGTTAGGAAAAAAAATCTTGGATAAATACAAACCTAGTCATATTGATTATGTGTTGCATTGGATTTCTTTATTACAGATGGAAGAAAGTTCACAGTCGAGCGATAATGTAACGAGATATCTATGGACATTAAGTCCAGAAAAAAG GGAAGCAAAGAAAACTTGTATATGTAATTTGAAAGTGATAGGAAAAGTTACTGATTGCGATACAAAATACAGACATACTTTTGTTCGCTCAAATTTAGACACACAATtctcaaatattaatattccatATATGGAATTTTCCGATAATGAATATGTTTTAGTCAGCACAAATACAAGGATAAATTTATCTGCAGGATTTATAGCACAAAGGAAAGAAGattctattacgttaataTTAGAAAG agATATCACcaagtataatataaacgaATTTTTCCACATAGATAAGTACTCGTCTTCCAGCTTATTTTCCGGTAATCTTGCGAACGTAGGAGGTTTAATGAGTGACAGTGAAATTTGCAAAAAATTACGAGATATTGTGATAGACAA GAAACCAGCATGTTTTGAAAAAGGTTTACCATATCCGATCATAAAGGCAAGTGCAaggatattacaaaatttaaataaaattcagcaAAGAGCAGTTTTAATGGCAATATCCGCGAaagaatatcttttaattaagGGAATGCCAGGTACAGGAAAAACGCAAACACTAGTTGCTCTAGTAGAAGTCCTGCATAAACTAGGGCATTCTGTGTTAATTACTTCACATACTAACAGTGCTGTagacaatattttattgaaactgTTATACAAGAATATTGACTTCCTGAGATTAGGATCATCGACCCATCCGTCTTTAAGAGATAAAAGTGAAGCGTACGCTACAGCAAATTGTAATACACCGAGTAGCTTAGAGGCGGTGTATTCTAGTAAA aaTATTATCGGCGTAACTTGTTACGGAGCCCATCATGCACTTCTTGGAAGACGTACGTTTGACGTATGTATCGTGGACGAAAGCACGCAGGTGTTGCAACCAACTGTATTACGTCCTTTATACAGtgcaaagaaatttattcttgTAGGAGATCCTGACCAATTGCCCCCAATTATTAAGAACAAGTTAGCCAG AAAACTTGGTGCAGATGAATCCTTATTTGCTCGGTTGGATAGTGAAAATAATACTATTAAGCTAACAAAACAGTATAGAATGAATAAAAGTATAATGTACTTAGCAAATAAGCTTACATATAATGACATGTTAGAAGCAGGTGATACTTCCATAGAGAATGCTACTTTCGCTACACCATCCAAAGaa gttttaacaaaagaagaagaatggaTACAGAAGGCATTATCATCTGACATAAGTGACTCCGTAATCGTATTAAACACGGGATGTACCAATAAACTAAAAGAAAACTATAACTTAAGTGAAAAAGGATACCTACATAGCGATGAAGTGAACTCAAACATTTGGGAAGCTGTTATAGTGTCTAAACTagtgaaaacatttttaaag GTGAATGCGAAACTTGAAAATATTGGCGTTATTGCACCATTTAGAGCGcatgttaatttattaaaaaaagttgTTGCAGAAGATATAGAGATAAATACTGTTGATCAATATCAAGGACGCGATAAAGAGATCATAATTTATTCATGCGCTAAAAGTATAACTAACTTTAGTGATATAAGAGAG gATTTAGAAGTACTAGGGGATCACCGGCGATTAACTGTGGCTATAACTAGAGCAAAGCACAAGTTAATTGTCGTTGCGGATAAAAGAACTATATCTCAATATTCGgcctttaaaaaattattttatctaattgaaaataaaaatataatagatttaGATAATAGCTATAATGGATTTTGCTGGAAAAATCTTCTacgtattttgtaa
- the Dna2 gene encoding DNA replication helicase/nuclease 2 isoform X3 has translation MILQSLEQIIHCLSFIFLNKLVLKKKDLKIRLTMKKSYSNNGTKLSQKKISVYFTKDISDSSTVNSTIEINAVNCETSRKRKISKDTDSTRVKIAKCDNISDACSIQNIHQTPRKQRLAIGNKDNDMAINETISEDIFITECDWKENIGTNEYISTTYKSNKKQIMEKKTLLQKIQTDNHLIKENKTDHMKQSVFSDRKHEGIHSEIESFFTDDFKDCFEEEWCSNTSQINFNSLQRCKIIDVQREYNSILLTVNQEDCETSDTTVKCSDFWKDAKVQKDDIVVIQARKENNQWIIDNSSGFLIVQPDALISGTTVSGALFCKRKAVLSEKFRKMESLPPFMGDSTPLVIGSLVHELLQTAIRKNISEVSDITKLMNSILQTRDTCSLLYASKISLETCRQQILPYVPKIREFIQHYLKDKTQQGINNIKNNFKGRIAQIRDIEENIWLPKLGLKGKIDISAEVKVNCKQKIMPLEIKTGKPSFSLEHRAQVILYIMMMSLTGQDTDTGLLLYLRENNIQEINSGHPEKRDLILLRNSLASYFVPKSSEELANLTSKSDLQMLDLPEPINHHNACSKCTYNTLCCMYLSKDSSIQLSETNPLVELGKKILDKYKPSHIDYVLHWISLLQMEESSQSSDNVTRYLWTLSPEKREAKKTCICNLKVIGKVTDCDTKYRHTFVRSNLDTQFSNINIPYMEFSDNEYVLVSTNTRINLSAGFIAQRKEDSITLILERDITKYNINEFFHIDKYSSSSLFSGNLANVGGLMSDSEICKKLRDIVIDKKPACFEKGLPYPIIKASARILQNLNKIQQRAVLMAISAKEYLLIKGMPGTGKTQTLVALVEVLHKLGHSVLITSHTNSAVDNILLKLLYKNIDFLRLGSSTHPSLRDKSEAYATANCNTPSSLEAVYSSKNIIGVTCYGAHHALLGRRTFDVCIVDESTQVLQPTVLRPLYSAKKFILVGDPDQLPPIIKNKLARKLGADESLFARLDSENNTIKLTKQYRMNKSIMYLANKLTYNDMLEAGDTSIENATFATPSKEVNVLTKEEEWIQKALSSDISDSVIVLNTGCTNKLKENYNLSEKGYLHSDEVNSNIWEAVIVSKLVKTFLKVNAKLENIGVIAPFRAHVNLLKKVVAEDIEINTVDQYQGRDKEIIIYSCAKSITNFSDIREDLEVLGDHRRLTVAITRAKHKLIVVADKRTISQYSAFKKLFYLIENKNIIDLDNSYNGFCWKNLLRIL, from the exons ATGATATTACAGAGTTTAGAGCAGATTATCCATTGTTTGAGTTTCATTTTTTTGAACAAACTTgtattgaaaaagaaagatctaAAGATTAGACTTACAATGAAGAAA aGCTACTCAAATAATGGCACAAAACTTTCTCAGAAGAAAATATCAGTTTATTTTACCAAAGATATAAGTGATAGCAGTACAGTGAATAGTACAATTGAAATCAATGCTGTAAATTGTGAAACatcaagaaagagaaagatttcAAAAGATACAGATTCAACACGagttaaaattgcaaaatgtgATAATATTTCAGATGCATGTAGCATACAAAACATACATCAAACTCCAAGAAAACAAAGACTTGCAATTGGAAATAAAGACAATGACATGGCTATAAATGAAACTATATCTGAAGACATTTTTATAACAGAATGTGATTGGAAGGAAAATATAGGTACCAATGAATATATAAGCACAACATATAAATCAAACAAAAAGCaaataatggaaaagaaaacacTGTTACAAAAGATTCAGACTGATAACCATCTGATAAAAGAGAACAAAACAGATCATATGAAACAATCTGTGTTTAGTGATAGAAAGCATGAAGGAATTCATTCAGAAATAGAGTCATTTTTTACAGATGATTTTAAAGATTGTTTCGAGGAAGAATGGTGTTCAAATACTAgccaaattaattttaattccttgcagagatgtaaaattattGATGTACAAAGGGAGTACAATAGCATATTGTTAACTGTGAACCAAGAAGACTGTGAAACATCTGATACAACCGTTAAATGTTCAGATTTCTG GAAGGATGCAAAAGTACAAAAAGATGACATTGTTGTTATTCAAGctagaaaagaaaacaaccaATGGATTATAGATAACAGTAGTGGCTTTCTTATTGTTCAACCAGATGCATTAATATCTGGGACAACAGTATCTGGtgcattattttgtaaaagaaaggCAGTTTTAAGTGAAAAGTTTAGAAAGATGGAGAGTCTGCCACCTTTCATGGGAGATTCTACACCACTGGTTATTGGAAGTTTAGTGCATGAATTATTGCAAACC GCAATAAGAAAAAACATTAGTGAAGTAAGCGATATTACAAAGTTAATGAACAGCATATTGCAGACCAGAGACACATGCAGTTTACTTTATGCATCCAAGATATCTTTGGAGACCTGTAGGCAGCAAATTCTCCCATATGTCCCAAAAATACGAGAATTTATCCAACATTATTTGAAag ATAAAACGCAGCAaggtataaataatataaagaataacTTTAAAGGTAGAATCGCTCAAATTCGGGACATAGAAGAGAATATTTGGCTACCTAAATTAGGTTTAAAGGGAAAGATAGATATTAGTGCAGAAGTTAAAGTAAATTGCAAACAAAAAATTATGCCCCTTGAAATTAAGACAGGGAAGCCTTCATTTTCTTTGGAGCACAGAGCGCAAGTTATTCTTTACATCATGATGATGAGTCTTACAGGTCAAGACACGGATACAGGTCTTTTACTTTATCTTAG GGAGAATAATATACAAGAGATTAATAGTGGTCATCCTGAAAAAAGAGACTTGATACTATTAAGGAACTCCTTAGCTAGTTATTTTGTTCCCAAATCGAGTGAGGAATTAGCGAATCTAACTTCTAAATCAGATTTGCAAATGTTGGATTTACCAGAACCAATTAATCATCATAATGCCTGTTCAAAGTGTACTTACAATACATTATGCTGTATGTACTTGAGCAAAGATTCAAGTATACAGTTATCTGAGACAAACCCATTAGTGGAGTTAGGAAAAAAAATCTTGGATAAATACAAACCTAGTCATATTGATTATGTGTTGCATTGGATTTCTTTATTACAGATGGAAGAAAGTTCACAGTCGAGCGATAATGTAACGAGATATCTATGGACATTAAGTCCAGAAAAAAG GGAAGCAAAGAAAACTTGTATATGTAATTTGAAAGTGATAGGAAAAGTTACTGATTGCGATACAAAATACAGACATACTTTTGTTCGCTCAAATTTAGACACACAATtctcaaatattaatattccatATATGGAATTTTCCGATAATGAATATGTTTTAGTCAGCACAAATACAAGGATAAATTTATCTGCAGGATTTATAGCACAAAGGAAAGAAGattctattacgttaataTTAGAAAG agATATCACcaagtataatataaacgaATTTTTCCACATAGATAAGTACTCGTCTTCCAGCTTATTTTCCGGTAATCTTGCGAACGTAGGAGGTTTAATGAGTGACAGTGAAATTTGCAAAAAATTACGAGATATTGTGATAGACAA GAAACCAGCATGTTTTGAAAAAGGTTTACCATATCCGATCATAAAGGCAAGTGCAaggatattacaaaatttaaataaaattcagcaAAGAGCAGTTTTAATGGCAATATCCGCGAaagaatatcttttaattaagGGAATGCCAGGTACAGGAAAAACGCAAACACTAGTTGCTCTAGTAGAAGTCCTGCATAAACTAGGGCATTCTGTGTTAATTACTTCACATACTAACAGTGCTGTagacaatattttattgaaactgTTATACAAGAATATTGACTTCCTGAGATTAGGATCATCGACCCATCCGTCTTTAAGAGATAAAAGTGAAGCGTACGCTACAGCAAATTGTAATACACCGAGTAGCTTAGAGGCGGTGTATTCTAGTAAA aaTATTATCGGCGTAACTTGTTACGGAGCCCATCATGCACTTCTTGGAAGACGTACGTTTGACGTATGTATCGTGGACGAAAGCACGCAGGTGTTGCAACCAACTGTATTACGTCCTTTATACAGtgcaaagaaatttattcttgTAGGAGATCCTGACCAATTGCCCCCAATTATTAAGAACAAGTTAGCCAG AAAACTTGGTGCAGATGAATCCTTATTTGCTCGGTTGGATAGTGAAAATAATACTATTAAGCTAACAAAACAGTATAGAATGAATAAAAGTATAATGTACTTAGCAAATAAGCTTACATATAATGACATGTTAGAAGCAGGTGATACTTCCATAGAGAATGCTACTTTCGCTACACCATCCAAAGaagtaaat gttttaacaaaagaagaagaatggaTACAGAAGGCATTATCATCTGACATAAGTGACTCCGTAATCGTATTAAACACGGGATGTACCAATAAACTAAAAGAAAACTATAACTTAAGTGAAAAAGGATACCTACATAGCGATGAAGTGAACTCAAACATTTGGGAAGCTGTTATAGTGTCTAAACTagtgaaaacatttttaaag GTGAATGCGAAACTTGAAAATATTGGCGTTATTGCACCATTTAGAGCGcatgttaatttattaaaaaaagttgTTGCAGAAGATATAGAGATAAATACTGTTGATCAATATCAAGGACGCGATAAAGAGATCATAATTTATTCATGCGCTAAAAGTATAACTAACTTTAGTGATATAAGAGAG gATTTAGAAGTACTAGGGGATCACCGGCGATTAACTGTGGCTATAACTAGAGCAAAGCACAAGTTAATTGTCGTTGCGGATAAAAGAACTATATCTCAATATTCGgcctttaaaaaattattttatctaattgaaaataaaaatataatagatttaGATAATAGCTATAATGGATTTTGCTGGAAAAATCTTCTacgtattttgtaa